The proteins below come from a single Microtus ochrogaster isolate Prairie Vole_2 chromosome 22, MicOch1.0, whole genome shotgun sequence genomic window:
- the Mfge8 gene encoding lactadherin isoform X2, producing the protein MQLSGALAALCGVLLCAPGLFAASGDFCDSSQCLNGGTCLLGQDNDIYCLCPEGFTGLVCNETEKGPCSPNPCHHDGKCQLTEDTHRGDIFTQYICQCPLGYSGTHCEIMNETIYYNVEDYLSTTAIPTPVPNPVPDGCPLSAGCTSKLGMEGGAIADSQISASSVYVGFMGLQRWGPELARLYRTGIVNAWTASNYDSKPWIQVNLLRKMRVSGVMTQGASRAGRAEYLKTFKVAYSLDGRKFEFIQDASGSGDKEFLGNTDNNGLKVNMFSPALEAQYIRLYPVSCYRGCTLRFELLGCELHGCSEPLGLKNNTIPDSQITASSSYKTWNLRAFGWYPHLGRLDMQGKINAWTAQSNSNKEWLQVDLGTQREVTGIITQGARDFGHIQYVASYKVAHSNDGVQWTIYEEHGTSKVFHGNSDNNSHKKNIFETPFTARYVRVLPVSWHNRITLRLELLGC; encoded by the exons ATGCAGCTCTCCGGTGCGCTAGCCGCGCTGTGCGGCGTATTACTCTGCGCCCCCGGCCTCTTCGCTGCGTCCG GTGACTTCTGTGACTCCAGCCAGTGCCTGAATGGTGGGACGTGCTTGTTGGGCCAAGACAATGACATCTACTGCCTCTGCCCCGAGGGCTTCACAGGCCTTGTGTGcaatgagacagagaaag GACCGTGCTCCCCAAACCCTTGCCACCATGACGGCAAATGCCAATTGACTGAGGACACGCACCGAGGGGACATCTTCACTCAGTACATCTGCCAGTGTCCTCTGGGCTACTCGGGCACCCACTGTGAAATCA TGAATGAGACCATCTACTACAACGTGGAAGACTACCTGTCCACCACAGCCATCCCCACCCCGGTCCCCAACCCTG TCCCTGACGGTtgccctctctctgcaggttgCACCTCGAAGCTGGGCATGGAAGGAGGCGCGATTGCTGACTCGCAGATTTCCGCCTCATCTGTGTATGTGGGTTTCATGGGCTTGCAGCGCTGGGGTCCAGAGCTGGCGCGTCTGTACCGCACAGGGATTGTCAATGCGTGGACAGCCAGCAACTATGACAGCAAGCCCTGGATCCAG GTGAACCTTCTGCGGAAGATGCGGGTGTCAGGTGTGATGACGCAGGGTGCCAGCCGTGCGGGGAGGGCAGAATACCTAAAGACCTTCAAGGTGGCCTATAGCCTCGATGGACGCAAGTTTGAGTTTATCCAGGATGCCAGTGGATCCGGAGACAAG GAGTTTTTGGGGAACACGGACAACAACGGCCTGAAGGTTAACATGTTCAGTCCTGCTCTGGAGGCGCAGTATATAAGGCTGTACCCTGTTTCGTGCTACCGAGGCTGCACCCTCCGCTTCGAGCTCCTGGGCTGTGAGTTGCACG GATGTTCTGAGCCCCTGGGCCTGAAGAACAACACGATTCCCGACAGCCAGATAACAGCCTCCAGCAGCTACAAGACTTGGAACCTGCGTGCCTTTGGCTGGTACCCCCACTTGGGGCGGCTGGACATGCAGGGCAAGATCAATGCCTGGACTGCCCAGAGCAACAGCAACAAGGAGTGGCTGcag GTTGACCTGGGCACTCAGAGGGAAGTGACGGGAATCATCACCCAGGGGGCCCGTGACTTTGGCCACATCCAGTATGTGGCATCCTACAAAGTGGCCCACAGTAATGACGGCGTGCAGTGGACCATATACGAGGAACATGGGACCAGCAAG GTCTTCCATGGCAACTCAGACAACAACTCACACAAGAAGAACATTTTTGAGACACCCTTCACGGCCCGCTATGTGCGCGTCCTTCCCGTGTCCTGGCATAACCGGATCACTCTGCGCCTGGAGCTGCTAGGCTGTTAG
- the Mfge8 gene encoding lactadherin isoform X1 — protein MQLSGALAALCGVLLCAPGLFAASGDFCDSSQCLNGGTCLLGQDNDIYCLCPEGFTGLVCNETEKGPCSPNPCHHDGKCQLTEDTHRGDIFTQYICQCPLGYSGTHCEISCTSKLGMEGGAIADSQISASSVYVGFMGLQRWGPELARLYRTGIVNAWTASNYDSKPWIQVNLLRKMRVSGVMTQGASRAGRAEYLKTFKVAYSLDGRKFEFIQDASGSGDKEFLGNTDNNGLKVNMFSPALEAQYIRLYPVSCYRGCTLRFELLGCELHGCSEPLGLKNNTIPDSQITASSSYKTWNLRAFGWYPHLGRLDMQGKINAWTAQSNSNKEWLQVDLGTQREVTGIITQGARDFGHIQYVASYKVAHSNDGVQWTIYEEHGTSKVFHGNSDNNSHKKNIFETPFTARYVRVLPVSWHNRITLRLELLGC, from the exons ATGCAGCTCTCCGGTGCGCTAGCCGCGCTGTGCGGCGTATTACTCTGCGCCCCCGGCCTCTTCGCTGCGTCCG GTGACTTCTGTGACTCCAGCCAGTGCCTGAATGGTGGGACGTGCTTGTTGGGCCAAGACAATGACATCTACTGCCTCTGCCCCGAGGGCTTCACAGGCCTTGTGTGcaatgagacagagaaag GACCGTGCTCCCCAAACCCTTGCCACCATGACGGCAAATGCCAATTGACTGAGGACACGCACCGAGGGGACATCTTCACTCAGTACATCTGCCAGTGTCCTCTGGGCTACTCGGGCACCCACTGTGAAATCA gttgCACCTCGAAGCTGGGCATGGAAGGAGGCGCGATTGCTGACTCGCAGATTTCCGCCTCATCTGTGTATGTGGGTTTCATGGGCTTGCAGCGCTGGGGTCCAGAGCTGGCGCGTCTGTACCGCACAGGGATTGTCAATGCGTGGACAGCCAGCAACTATGACAGCAAGCCCTGGATCCAG GTGAACCTTCTGCGGAAGATGCGGGTGTCAGGTGTGATGACGCAGGGTGCCAGCCGTGCGGGGAGGGCAGAATACCTAAAGACCTTCAAGGTGGCCTATAGCCTCGATGGACGCAAGTTTGAGTTTATCCAGGATGCCAGTGGATCCGGAGACAAG GAGTTTTTGGGGAACACGGACAACAACGGCCTGAAGGTTAACATGTTCAGTCCTGCTCTGGAGGCGCAGTATATAAGGCTGTACCCTGTTTCGTGCTACCGAGGCTGCACCCTCCGCTTCGAGCTCCTGGGCTGTGAGTTGCACG GATGTTCTGAGCCCCTGGGCCTGAAGAACAACACGATTCCCGACAGCCAGATAACAGCCTCCAGCAGCTACAAGACTTGGAACCTGCGTGCCTTTGGCTGGTACCCCCACTTGGGGCGGCTGGACATGCAGGGCAAGATCAATGCCTGGACTGCCCAGAGCAACAGCAACAAGGAGTGGCTGcag GTTGACCTGGGCACTCAGAGGGAAGTGACGGGAATCATCACCCAGGGGGCCCGTGACTTTGGCCACATCCAGTATGTGGCATCCTACAAAGTGGCCCACAGTAATGACGGCGTGCAGTGGACCATATACGAGGAACATGGGACCAGCAAG GTCTTCCATGGCAACTCAGACAACAACTCACACAAGAAGAACATTTTTGAGACACCCTTCACGGCCCGCTATGTGCGCGTCCTTCCCGTGTCCTGGCATAACCGGATCACTCTGCGCCTGGAGCTGCTAGGCTGTTAG